A genomic segment from uncultured Erythrobacter sp. encodes:
- a CDS encoding glutathione S-transferase family protein, which yields MILYGHPFSSYTWKAAIALDEKGLTYELRTIGPDQPEHSAQLAALWPLAKFPVIDDAGTAVSESSIIAEHLDLHHPGPRLIPVDPEQALTVRFMDRMFDNHVMGNMQGVVNEHLAFVTPTPDPFRIERAKAALDTIYSWLETALPDAPWACGDDFTLADCAAAPSLFYADWAHPIDSKFARLRAYRTRLLARPSTARAVDGARPYRHFWPLGPIDRD from the coding sequence ATGATCCTCTACGGGCATCCCTTTTCGTCCTACACTTGGAAAGCCGCGATTGCGCTCGACGAGAAGGGGCTGACGTATGAATTGCGGACAATCGGCCCCGACCAGCCCGAGCATAGTGCGCAGCTCGCCGCGCTCTGGCCGCTCGCCAAGTTTCCGGTGATCGATGACGCAGGAACGGCGGTGTCCGAAAGCTCGATTATCGCCGAGCACCTCGATCTCCACCATCCCGGCCCCCGCCTGATCCCTGTTGACCCTGAGCAGGCCCTGACAGTCCGCTTTATGGACCGGATGTTCGACAATCACGTGATGGGCAATATGCAGGGGGTAGTGAACGAGCATCTGGCCTTCGTTACGCCAACGCCCGACCCCTTCCGGATCGAACGCGCGAAGGCGGCGCTGGACACCATCTACAGCTGGCTCGAAACCGCCTTGCCCGATGCTCCGTGGGCCTGCGGGGACGATTTCACGCTGGCCGACTGCGCGGCGGCCCCCTCGCTGTTCTATGCCGATTGGGCGCATCCCATCGACTCAAAATTTGCGCGTCTACGAGCCTACCGCACTCGCCTGCTGGCCCGTCCTTCTACGGCCCGTGCAGTGGATGGCGCACGGCCCTACCGCCATTTCTGGCCACTCGGCCCGATTGACCGCGATTGA
- a CDS encoding oxygenase MpaB family protein produces MPDPVESLRLKLVSQVRGVFHDASQGQTPTPPSDEALFERDTPIRQVHADIVGMMTGGVRALLLQMLHPHALQGVLDHSNFREDMHGRLRRTARFIAVTTFGHHEEAMKAIDRVNRIHAKVGGMLPDGSAYQATNPRTLAWVHVTEAQSFLAGYIRHVRPNMPGGEQDEYYRQFAIIARALGADPVPETRAEADAIFRELRHVLSASPAAREVAQLVLSQRPQGTPQAVQTMVTADAVAMLPDWARQMLRLQRPMLTALPARAATWGMGRTLRWAFRQN; encoded by the coding sequence ATGCCCGATCCCGTCGAATCGCTGCGCCTCAAACTGGTCTCTCAGGTGCGCGGCGTGTTTCACGATGCGAGCCAAGGCCAGACGCCGACCCCGCCGTCGGATGAAGCGCTGTTTGAACGCGATACGCCGATCCGGCAGGTGCACGCCGATATCGTGGGCATGATGACCGGCGGGGTGCGCGCGCTGCTGCTCCAGATGCTGCACCCCCATGCGCTGCAAGGCGTGCTCGACCACTCCAATTTCCGCGAGGATATGCACGGGCGGCTGCGGCGCACCGCGCGCTTCATTGCGGTGACGACCTTCGGCCACCACGAGGAGGCCATGAAGGCGATCGACCGCGTCAACCGCATTCACGCCAAGGTCGGCGGGATGCTGCCTGATGGTTCGGCCTATCAGGCGACCAATCCGCGCACGCTCGCCTGGGTCCATGTCACTGAAGCGCAGAGCTTCCTTGCAGGCTATATCCGGCACGTACGGCCCAATATGCCGGGCGGCGAGCAGGACGAATATTACCGCCAGTTCGCCATCATCGCCCGCGCGCTGGGCGCCGATCCGGTGCCAGAGACCCGCGCCGAGGCTGACGCGATCTTCCGCGAATTGCGCCATGTTCTCAGCGCCTCACCCGCCGCGCGCGAGGTTGCGCAGCTGGTGCTTAGCCAACGCCCGCAAGGCACCCCGCAAGCGGTGCAGACCATGGTCACAGCCGATGCCGTCGCGATGTTGCCCGATTGGGCAAGGCAAATGCTGCGGCTGCAACGCCCGATGCTCACCGCCCTCCCCGCGCGTGCGGCAACTTGGGGCATGGGCCGGACGCTGCGTTGGGCGTTCCGGCAAAATTGA
- a CDS encoding DUF1428 domain-containing protein: MMYVQGFVLAVPEGNKGAYREVAEKFWDIVKDYGCLSQIECWEADIKDGNTTDFRTAVKAEPGEKIVFAWTTWPDRATVDASHEKLMADPRMAEHFGNPDGSDMPFDGKRMIFGGFEPIVWKEA; the protein is encoded by the coding sequence ATCATGTACGTTCAGGGATTCGTGCTCGCCGTGCCGGAGGGCAACAAGGGCGCTTACCGCGAGGTGGCCGAGAAGTTCTGGGACATCGTCAAAGATTACGGCTGCCTGTCGCAGATCGAATGCTGGGAGGCCGACATCAAGGACGGTAACACCACCGATTTCCGCACGGCCGTAAAGGCTGAGCCAGGCGAGAAGATCGTGTTCGCTTGGACCACCTGGCCCGACCGCGCCACGGTGGACGCCAGCCACGAGAAGCTGATGGCCGACCCGCGCATGGCCGAGCATTTCGGCAATCCCGACGGCAGCGACATGCCTTTCGATGGCAAGCGCATGATCTTCGGCGGGTTCGAACCCATCGTCTGGAAGGAGGCCTGA
- a CDS encoding J domain-containing protein has product MPSPRFHGRVESEGRPCQAPGCREAGEFRAPGRRPNGFDGPGEWRWFCLQHVREFNAGYDWFEGMSAEEIIAAQSPIAGWRTETRAFRPDAGVDGVPRWADYADPLDAIAARARGIRSRAEGRAREAAANVRFSADEARALEVMGLGSDIDRTRLRRRYSELVRRYHPDRNGGDRQHEARLGEVVEAYQLLRKSLALA; this is encoded by the coding sequence ATGCCTTCACCACGATTTCACGGCCGCGTCGAGAGCGAGGGACGCCCATGCCAAGCGCCCGGCTGCCGCGAGGCGGGCGAATTCCGTGCGCCCGGACGCCGTCCCAACGGATTTGACGGGCCGGGCGAGTGGCGCTGGTTCTGCCTCCAACATGTGCGCGAATTCAACGCGGGCTATGACTGGTTCGAAGGCATGAGCGCCGAAGAGATCATCGCCGCGCAGTCGCCCATTGCCGGATGGCGCACCGAAACCCGCGCTTTCCGCCCTGACGCGGGCGTGGACGGAGTGCCGCGTTGGGCCGATTATGCCGACCCATTGGACGCCATCGCCGCCCGCGCGCGCGGTATCCGCAGCCGTGCCGAAGGGCGCGCGCGGGAAGCGGCGGCAAATGTGCGCTTCTCGGCCGATGAAGCCCGCGCGCTTGAGGTGATGGGGTTGGGCAGCGACATCGATCGCACCCGGCTGCGGCGGCGCTATTCTGAACTTGTGCGGCGTTATCACCCCGATCGGAACGGCGGGGACCGGCAGCATGAGGCGCGGTTGGGGGAAGTGGTTGAAGCCTATCAACTGCTAAGGAAAAGCCTAGCGCTCGCCTGA
- a CDS encoding SRPBCC domain-containing protein, with amino-acid sequence MTATAQNGWAMSVTRHIAAPPHHVWHIMTARQAEWYCPLPWLAEVIFKDWRAGGRDAMLFRGPNGEEMPQEGLFLEVVPGVRWVSTDAFVRAADGNFMPTSPFMVGCWEIKAEGEGTLYTATARHWDEDAAKRHIDMGFEDGWGACADQLKTLCEAASGER; translated from the coding sequence ATGACCGCCACCGCACAAAATGGCTGGGCGATGTCCGTCACTCGCCACATCGCCGCGCCGCCACACCACGTCTGGCACATCATGACCGCTCGGCAGGCCGAGTGGTATTGCCCCTTGCCCTGGCTCGCTGAAGTGATCTTCAAGGATTGGAGGGCAGGCGGACGCGACGCGATGCTGTTTCGTGGACCCAACGGCGAAGAAATGCCGCAGGAGGGCCTTTTCTTGGAGGTCGTACCCGGGGTGCGCTGGGTCTCGACCGACGCGTTCGTGCGGGCGGCGGACGGAAACTTCATGCCGACGAGCCCATTCATGGTCGGATGCTGGGAGATCAAGGCGGAGGGCGAAGGAACGCTCTATACCGCCACAGCTCGCCATTGGGATGAAGATGCGGCCAAACGCCATATCGACATGGGTTTCGAAGACGGCTGGGGTGCCTGCGCCGACCAACTCAAAACGTTGTGCGAGGCCGCGTCAGGCGAGCGCTAG
- the cobS gene encoding cobaltochelatase subunit CobS, which translates to MPNQPDTTVDVREMFGIDVDWQVPAFSQAEEHVPDTDGAYVFDPDTTLAILAGFAHNRRVMVQGYHGTGKSTHIEQVAARLNWPSIRVNLDAHISRIDLIGRDAIVLKDGLQVTEFKEGILPWALQHPVALTFDEYDAGRPDVMFVIQRILEFDGRLTLLDQNRVITPNPWFRLFATTNTVGLGDTSGLYHGTQAINQAQMDRWNIVVALNYLAPEVEQQIVKSKTPATDDKLIADMVKVAELTRQGFINGDISTVMSPRTVITWAQNASIFKSVGFAFRLSFLNKCDEAERTLVAEYYQRVFGEDLPEGAAKKR; encoded by the coding sequence ATGCCCAATCAGCCCGACACCACGGTCGACGTCCGCGAGATGTTCGGCATTGATGTCGATTGGCAGGTTCCCGCGTTCAGCCAGGCCGAAGAGCATGTGCCTGACACCGACGGCGCCTACGTGTTCGATCCGGACACGACCTTGGCGATCCTCGCAGGCTTTGCGCATAACCGCCGCGTGATGGTGCAGGGCTATCACGGCACGGGCAAATCGACGCACATCGAACAGGTCGCCGCGCGCCTCAACTGGCCCAGCATCCGGGTGAACCTGGATGCGCATATCAGCCGCATCGACTTGATCGGCCGCGATGCGATCGTGCTGAAGGATGGGTTGCAGGTCACCGAGTTCAAGGAAGGCATCCTGCCGTGGGCCTTGCAGCACCCGGTGGCGCTGACCTTCGACGAATATGACGCGGGCCGCCCGGACGTAATGTTCGTGATCCAGCGCATTCTGGAATTCGATGGCCGGTTGACCCTGCTCGATCAGAACCGCGTGATTACGCCGAACCCCTGGTTCCGCCTGTTCGCCACCACCAACACCGTCGGCCTCGGCGACACCAGCGGCCTGTATCACGGCACGCAGGCGATCAACCAGGCGCAGATGGACCGCTGGAACATCGTGGTGGCGCTCAACTACCTCGCGCCCGAGGTCGAACAGCAGATCGTCAAGTCCAAGACCCCGGCGACCGATGACAAGCTGATCGCCGACATGGTCAAGGTCGCCGAACTGACCCGCCAAGGCTTCATCAATGGCGACATCTCGACCGTGATGAGCCCGCGCACCGTCATCACCTGGGCGCAGAATGCGTCGATCTTCAAGTCGGTGGGCTTTGCCTTCCGCCTCAGCTTCCTCAACAAGTGCGACGAGGCGGAGCGCACACTGGTGGCGGAATACTACCAGCGGGTGTTTGGCGAAGACCTGCCCGAAGGCGCGGCGAAGAAGCGTTAA
- a CDS encoding glutathione S-transferase family protein → MAEFTFYTVAMSRGQIARWALHEAGADYEHVVFDWATRPDTFKTINPMNKVPTLVHHHGGHDHVITECAAINHYLAETHPDKGLLPDAHEKASYFRWLFFAAGPLEQAVVGKAMGWEVPEGKTGMAGFGSLELALDALDGWLSANDFIAGRRFTMADTYVGSQFVWGLRFGSIPERPSFRAYVDRITQRPAYIEANAIDAAIIKEEAQ, encoded by the coding sequence ATGGCCGAATTCACTTTCTACACCGTTGCCATGAGCCGCGGGCAGATTGCACGCTGGGCGCTGCACGAGGCGGGCGCGGATTATGAGCATGTGGTGTTCGACTGGGCGACCCGGCCGGACACGTTCAAGACCATCAACCCGATGAACAAGGTGCCCACCCTAGTGCACCATCACGGAGGCCATGATCACGTCATCACCGAATGCGCAGCGATCAATCACTACCTTGCCGAGACCCATCCCGACAAAGGCCTGCTGCCGGACGCGCACGAAAAGGCGTCCTATTTCCGATGGCTGTTCTTCGCTGCCGGGCCGCTGGAACAGGCGGTGGTTGGCAAGGCGATGGGCTGGGAAGTGCCTGAGGGCAAGACCGGGATGGCGGGCTTCGGTAGCCTCGAACTGGCGCTAGACGCGCTCGACGGCTGGCTTTCGGCCAACGACTTCATCGCTGGCAGGCGTTTCACTATGGCCGATACTTATGTCGGCAGCCAATTCGTCTGGGGTCTGCGCTTCGGTTCGATCCCCGAACGGCCATCGTTCCGCGCTTATGTCGACCGGATCACCCAGCGCCCCGCCTACATTGAGGCCAACGCGATTGACGCGGCGATCATCAAGGAGGAGGCGCAATGA
- a CDS encoding VOC family protein, giving the protein MTAKNTICVWYDRDAEEAANFYASVFPDSHVGPVQYAPLDSPGNTAGNVMVVPFTVCGVECIGLNGGPIFPHTEAFSFQIATDTQEETDRYWNAIVGNGGAPSECGWCKDKWGVNWQITPRVLTDALAQGGAVAERSFGAMMHMQKIDHAAIESAIRGDAS; this is encoded by the coding sequence ATGACAGCCAAGAACACCATCTGCGTCTGGTATGATCGCGACGCCGAAGAAGCCGCCAATTTCTACGCCAGCGTATTTCCTGACAGCCACGTTGGACCGGTACAATACGCCCCGCTCGACAGCCCGGGCAACACGGCTGGCAACGTGATGGTGGTGCCCTTCACCGTCTGCGGCGTCGAATGCATCGGATTGAACGGCGGGCCGATCTTTCCGCACACCGAAGCGTTCTCGTTCCAGATCGCGACTGACACACAGGAAGAAACCGACCGCTATTGGAACGCCATCGTCGGCAACGGCGGGGCGCCAAGCGAGTGCGGTTGGTGCAAGGACAAATGGGGTGTGAACTGGCAGATCACTCCGCGGGTGCTGACCGATGCCCTGGCGCAGGGCGGCGCGGTGGCCGAGCGGTCGTTCGGCGCGATGATGCATATGCAGAAGATCGATCATGCCGCAATCGAATCGGCCATTCGTGGTGATGCGTCATGA